One genomic window of Motacilla alba alba isolate MOTALB_02 chromosome 3, Motacilla_alba_V1.0_pri, whole genome shotgun sequence includes the following:
- the SOS1 gene encoding son of sevenless homolog 1 isoform X1, with product MRQPPPPPRRCGPAAPAGGGGAPGLPLSAAGPPARLPARPARPGGTMQAQPLLYEFFSEENAPKWRGLLVPALKKVQVQVHPKLSSTEDALQYVEELILQLLNMLCQAQPRSFLDVEDRVQKSFPHPIDKWAIADAQSAIEKRKRRNPLSLPVEKIHPLLKEVLGYKIDHQVSVYIVAVLEYISADILKLVGNYVRNIRHYEITKQDIKVAMCADKVLMDMFHQDVEDLSALTLSDEEPSTSGEQTYYDLVKSFMAEVRQYIRELNLIIRVFREPYASNSKLFSSHDVENIFSRISDIHELSVKLLGHIEDTVEMTDEGSPHPLVGSCFEDMAEELAFDPYESYAQDILRPGFHDHFLSQLSKPGAAFYLQSIGEGFKEAVQYVLPRLLLAPVYHCLHYFELLKQLEEKSEDEEDKECLKQAITALLNLQSSMERICSKSLAKRRLSESACRFYTQQMKGKQLAIKKMNEIQKNIDGWEGKDIGQCCNEFIMEGTLTRVGAKHERHIFLFDGLMICCKSNHGQPRLPGASNAEYRLKEKFFMRKVQINDKDDTNEYRHAFEIILKDENSVIFAAKSAEEKNNWMAALISLQYRSTLERMLDVTMLQEEKEEQMRFPNPELYRFAEPDSEENIVFEENMQPKSGIPIIKAGTVVKLIERLTYHMYADPNFVRTFLTTYRSFCRPQELLSLLIERFEIPEPEPTEADRIAMENGDQPLSAELKRFRKEYIQPVQLRVLNVCRHWVEHHFYDFERDADLLKRLEEFIGTVRGKAMKKWVESITKIINRKKQAQAIGPSHNITFESPPPAIEWHISKPGHTETFDLLTLHPIEIARQLTLLESDFYRAVQPSELVGSVWTKEDKEINSPNLLKMIRHTTNLTLWFEKCIVETENLEERVIVVSRIIEILQVFQELNNFNGVLEIVSAMNSAAVYRLDHTFEQIPSRQKKILEEAYELSEDHYKKYLAKLRSINPPCVPFFGIYLTNILKTEEGNPEFLKRHGKDLINFSKRRKVAEITGEIQQYQNQPYCLRVEFDIRRFFENLNPMGNSVETEFTDYLFNKSLEIEPRNVKPPPRFPKKYSYPLKSPGVRPSNPRPGTMRHPTPLQQEPRKISYSRIPESETEATASAPNSPRTPLTPPPASATSSTTDACSVFDSDPSSPFHTRSASVSSINFTKTSDDAPVPPPVPPRRRPESAPAESSPSKITSAHLDNPPAIPPRQPTSKVYSPRYSVPDRTCISDSCVTTANPPELPPREPVRTPDVFSSSPLHLQPPPLGRKSELGNTFFPNSPSPFTPPPPQTPSPHVARRHLPSPPLIPQDVDLPSVAGPPIPPRQSTSQHIPKLPPKTYKREHTHPSMHRDGPPLLENAPSS from the exons GTTCAGGTGCAAGTCCATCCTAAGCTTTCCTCTACTGAAGATGCATTGCAGTATGTGGAGGAGTTAATTCTTCAATTGTTAAACATGTTGTGTCAAGCTCAACCAAGAAGTTTTCTGGATGTAGAG GATCGTGTTCAAAAAAGTTTCCCCCATCCTATTGATAAGTGGGCAATAGCTGATGCCCAGTCTGCTATTGAGAAGAGGAAACGAAGGAATCCGTTATCTCTTCCGGTAGAAAAAATCCATCCCTTGTTAAAG GAAGTTCTAGGCTACAAAATTGACCACCAAGTGTCTGTTTACATAGTAGCAGTATTAGAATACATTTCTGCAGACATCTTAAAACTGGTTGGGAATTATGTGCGGAATATAAGACATTATGAGATTACAAAACAAGATATTAAAGTAGCAATGTGTGCTGATAAG GTATTAATGGATATGTTCCATCAAGATGTAGAAGATTTAAGTGCACTAACTTTATCTGATGAAGAACCCTCCACCTCAGGGGAGCAAACCTATTATGACCTAGTGAAGTCATTTATGGCAGAAGTTCGACAATATATAAGGGAACTGAATCTCATTATCAGAGTTTTTAGAGAGCCATATGCCTCCAACTCCAAACTGTTTTCATCTCAT GATgtggaaaatatatttagtcGTATATCAGACATCCATGAACTTAGTGTGAAGTTACTGGGTCATATAGAGGACACTGTTGAAATGACAGATGAAGGTAGTCCTCACCCACTAGTAGGCAGCTGTTTTGAAGATATGGCAGAG GAACTAGCATTTGATCCATATGAATCATATGCACAAGATATTTTACGACCTGGGTTTCATGATCATTTTCTTAGTCAATTATcaaagccaggagcagcatTTTATTTACAG TCAATAGGTGAAGGCTTTAAAGAAGCTGTTCAGTATGTTCTACCCCGGCTCCTCCTGGCCCCTGTTTACCACTGTCTTCATTATTTTGAACTGCTAAAA caattggaagaaaaaagtgaggATGAAGAGGATAAGGAGTGCTTGAAGCAAGCAATAACTGCCCTGCTAAATCTTCAAAGCAGTATGGAACGGATATGCTCCAAAAGCCTTGCAAAACGAAGGCTTAG TGAATCCGCATGCCGGTTCTATACTCAGCAGATGAAGGGGAAGCAGCTAGCaattaagaaaatgaatgaaatccagaaaaatattGATGGTTGGGAGGGTAAAGACATTGGACAGTGCTGTAACGAGTTCATCATGGAAGGAACACTCACACGTGTAGGAGCAAAGCACGAGAGACACATATTCCTGTTTGATGGCTTGATGATTTGCTGTAAGTCAAATCATGGCCAGCCAAGACTTCCTGGTGCTAGCAATGCAGAGTATCGACTCAAGGAGAAGTTCTTCATGCGAAAGGTACAAATCAATGATAAAGATGACACTAATGAGTATAGACATGCTTTTGAAATCATCTTAAAAGATGAGAACAGTGTTATTTTTGCTGCTAaatcagctgaagagaaaaacaactgGATGGCAGCATTGATATCTTTGCAATATAGAAGCACGCTGGAAAGGATGTTGGATGTAACAAtgttacaggaagaaaaagaggagcagATGAGATTTCCAAATCCTGAGCTTTATAGATTTGCAGAACCCGACTCTGAAGAGAATATTGTGTTTGAGGAGAACATGCAGCCCAAATCTGGAATCCCCATCATCAAGGCAGGAACTGTTGTGAAGCTCATCGAGAGGCTGACATACCACATGTATGCAG ATCCCAACTTTGTTCGGACTTTTCTCACAACATATAGATCCTTCTGTAGACCTCAAGAGTTGCTGAGTTTGCTAATAGAAAG ATTTGAAATTCCAGAGCCTGAGCCAACGGAAGCCGACCGTATTGCCATGGAGAACGGAGACCAACCCCTTAGTGCAGAGCTGAAAAGGTTTAGGAAAGAGTACATTCAACCTGTGCAGCTACG AGTATTAAATGTGTGTCGACACTGGGTAGAGCACCACTTCTATGACTTTGAAAGAGATGCTGATCTTCTGAAACGTTTGGAGGAGTTCATTGGAACAGTAAGAG GCAAAGCCATGAAGAAGTGGGTTGAATCCATCACAAAGATAATCAACAGGAAAAAGCAGGCACAAGCCATTGGGCCGAGCCACAACATCACTTTTGAGAGCCCCCCTCCAGCAATTGAGTGGCACATCAGCAAACCAGGCCACACAGAGACTTTTGACTTGCTCACTCTGCATCCCATAGAAATCGCTCGGCAGCTCACTTTACTGGAGTCAGATTTTTACAG agctgtgcagccaTCAGAACTAGTTGGAAGTGTGTGGACAAAGGaagataaagaaattaattctccCAACCTTCTCAAAATGATAAGGCATACAACTAACCTAACTCTGTGGTTTGAAAA ATGCATTGTAGAAACAGAAAACCTAGAGGAAAGAGTAATTGTAGTGAGCCGGATAATTGAGATCCTGCAAGTTTTTCAAGAGCTAAACAACTTTAATGGTGTCCTTGAGATTGTCAGTGCTATGAACTCCGCAGCAGTTTATAGGTTGGATCACACATTTGAG CAAATTCCAAGTCGCCAGAAGAAGATCTTAGAAGAGGCTTATGAGCTGAGTGAGGACCATTATAAGAAATACTTGGCAAAACTCAGGTCCATTAATCCTCCTTGTGTGCCTTTTTTTG GGATTTACTTAACCAACatactgaaaacagaagaagGCAATCCTGAATTTCTCAAGCGCCATGGGAAAGACCTTATAAACTTCAGCAAGAGAAGGAAGGTAGCTGAGATAACAGGGGAGATCCAGCAGTACCAGAACCAGCCGTATTGTTTAAGGGTGGAATTTGACATCAGG AGATTTTTTGAAAACCTGAATCCAATGGGAAACAGCGTGGAGACAGAATTTACAGATTATCTGTTCAACAAGTCACTGGAGATAGAGCCACGAAATGTCAAGCCTCCTCCAAGATTT CCCAAGAAGTACAGCTACCCTCTCAAGTCCCCAGGTGTTCGTCCCTCTAATCCAAGGCCAGGTACCATGAGACATCCCAcccccctgcagcaggagccaaggAAAATCAGCTACAGCCGCATCCCAGAGAGCGAGACGGAAGCCACGGCGTCTGCCCCAAACTCGCCCCGGACCCCGCTGACCCCACCCCCTGCTTCTGCCACTTCCAGCACCACAGACGCCTGCAGCGTCTTCGACTCGGACCCTTCCAGTCCTTTTCATACAA GATCTGCTTCTGTATCATCCATAAACTTTACCAAAACTTCAGATgatgctcctgtccctcctcctgTTCCTCCACGAAGAAGACCGGAATCTGCCCCAGCTGAATCCTCCCCATCAAAA ATTACTTCTGCACACCTGGACAACCCACCAGCAATCCCTCCTAGGCAACCAACCTCTAAAGTGTATTCTCCAAGGTACTCGGTGCCTGATCGGACCTGCATCTCTGACTCCTGTGTTACCACTGCAAACCCCCCCGAGTTACCGCCACGGGAACCTGTGCGAACTCCAGATGTTTTCTCTAGCTCACCACTACACCTCCAGCCTCCACCCCTGGGGAGAAAAAGCGAACTTGGGAACACCTTTTTCCCAAACAGCCCCTCTCCGTTCACGCCCCCTCCCCCCCAGACACCTTCTCCACATGTAGCACGGAGGCATCTGCCATCGCCACCTTTGATACCGCAGGACGTGGACCTCCCTTCTGTTGCTGGACCACCCATTCCTCCACGACAAAGCACTTCTCAACATATCCCAAAGCTTCCTCCAAAAACTTACAAAAGGGAGCACACGCACCCATCGATGCATCGGGATGGGCCACCCTTGCTGGAGAATGCCCCCTCCTCCTGA
- the SOS1 gene encoding son of sevenless homolog 1 isoform X2 has protein sequence MNSAVGKGILESEEKANKDKLSRMTSWPCKVQVQVHPKLSSTEDALQYVEELILQLLNMLCQAQPRSFLDVEDRVQKSFPHPIDKWAIADAQSAIEKRKRRNPLSLPVEKIHPLLKEVLGYKIDHQVSVYIVAVLEYISADILKLVGNYVRNIRHYEITKQDIKVAMCADKVLMDMFHQDVEDLSALTLSDEEPSTSGEQTYYDLVKSFMAEVRQYIRELNLIIRVFREPYASNSKLFSSHDVENIFSRISDIHELSVKLLGHIEDTVEMTDEGSPHPLVGSCFEDMAEELAFDPYESYAQDILRPGFHDHFLSQLSKPGAAFYLQSIGEGFKEAVQYVLPRLLLAPVYHCLHYFELLKQLEEKSEDEEDKECLKQAITALLNLQSSMERICSKSLAKRRLSESACRFYTQQMKGKQLAIKKMNEIQKNIDGWEGKDIGQCCNEFIMEGTLTRVGAKHERHIFLFDGLMICCKSNHGQPRLPGASNAEYRLKEKFFMRKVQINDKDDTNEYRHAFEIILKDENSVIFAAKSAEEKNNWMAALISLQYRSTLERMLDVTMLQEEKEEQMRFPNPELYRFAEPDSEENIVFEENMQPKSGIPIIKAGTVVKLIERLTYHMYADPNFVRTFLTTYRSFCRPQELLSLLIERFEIPEPEPTEADRIAMENGDQPLSAELKRFRKEYIQPVQLRVLNVCRHWVEHHFYDFERDADLLKRLEEFIGTVRGKAMKKWVESITKIINRKKQAQAIGPSHNITFESPPPAIEWHISKPGHTETFDLLTLHPIEIARQLTLLESDFYRAVQPSELVGSVWTKEDKEINSPNLLKMIRHTTNLTLWFEKCIVETENLEERVIVVSRIIEILQVFQELNNFNGVLEIVSAMNSAAVYRLDHTFEQIPSRQKKILEEAYELSEDHYKKYLAKLRSINPPCVPFFGIYLTNILKTEEGNPEFLKRHGKDLINFSKRRKVAEITGEIQQYQNQPYCLRVEFDIRRFFENLNPMGNSVETEFTDYLFNKSLEIEPRNVKPPPRFPKKYSYPLKSPGVRPSNPRPGTMRHPTPLQQEPRKISYSRIPESETEATASAPNSPRTPLTPPPASATSSTTDACSVFDSDPSSPFHTRSASVSSINFTKTSDDAPVPPPVPPRRRPESAPAESSPSKITSAHLDNPPAIPPRQPTSKVYSPRYSVPDRTCISDSCVTTANPPELPPREPVRTPDVFSSSPLHLQPPPLGRKSELGNTFFPNSPSPFTPPPPQTPSPHVARRHLPSPPLIPQDVDLPSVAGPPIPPRQSTSQHIPKLPPKTYKREHTHPSMHRDGPPLLENAPSS, from the exons GTTCAGGTGCAAGTCCATCCTAAGCTTTCCTCTACTGAAGATGCATTGCAGTATGTGGAGGAGTTAATTCTTCAATTGTTAAACATGTTGTGTCAAGCTCAACCAAGAAGTTTTCTGGATGTAGAG GATCGTGTTCAAAAAAGTTTCCCCCATCCTATTGATAAGTGGGCAATAGCTGATGCCCAGTCTGCTATTGAGAAGAGGAAACGAAGGAATCCGTTATCTCTTCCGGTAGAAAAAATCCATCCCTTGTTAAAG GAAGTTCTAGGCTACAAAATTGACCACCAAGTGTCTGTTTACATAGTAGCAGTATTAGAATACATTTCTGCAGACATCTTAAAACTGGTTGGGAATTATGTGCGGAATATAAGACATTATGAGATTACAAAACAAGATATTAAAGTAGCAATGTGTGCTGATAAG GTATTAATGGATATGTTCCATCAAGATGTAGAAGATTTAAGTGCACTAACTTTATCTGATGAAGAACCCTCCACCTCAGGGGAGCAAACCTATTATGACCTAGTGAAGTCATTTATGGCAGAAGTTCGACAATATATAAGGGAACTGAATCTCATTATCAGAGTTTTTAGAGAGCCATATGCCTCCAACTCCAAACTGTTTTCATCTCAT GATgtggaaaatatatttagtcGTATATCAGACATCCATGAACTTAGTGTGAAGTTACTGGGTCATATAGAGGACACTGTTGAAATGACAGATGAAGGTAGTCCTCACCCACTAGTAGGCAGCTGTTTTGAAGATATGGCAGAG GAACTAGCATTTGATCCATATGAATCATATGCACAAGATATTTTACGACCTGGGTTTCATGATCATTTTCTTAGTCAATTATcaaagccaggagcagcatTTTATTTACAG TCAATAGGTGAAGGCTTTAAAGAAGCTGTTCAGTATGTTCTACCCCGGCTCCTCCTGGCCCCTGTTTACCACTGTCTTCATTATTTTGAACTGCTAAAA caattggaagaaaaaagtgaggATGAAGAGGATAAGGAGTGCTTGAAGCAAGCAATAACTGCCCTGCTAAATCTTCAAAGCAGTATGGAACGGATATGCTCCAAAAGCCTTGCAAAACGAAGGCTTAG TGAATCCGCATGCCGGTTCTATACTCAGCAGATGAAGGGGAAGCAGCTAGCaattaagaaaatgaatgaaatccagaaaaatattGATGGTTGGGAGGGTAAAGACATTGGACAGTGCTGTAACGAGTTCATCATGGAAGGAACACTCACACGTGTAGGAGCAAAGCACGAGAGACACATATTCCTGTTTGATGGCTTGATGATTTGCTGTAAGTCAAATCATGGCCAGCCAAGACTTCCTGGTGCTAGCAATGCAGAGTATCGACTCAAGGAGAAGTTCTTCATGCGAAAGGTACAAATCAATGATAAAGATGACACTAATGAGTATAGACATGCTTTTGAAATCATCTTAAAAGATGAGAACAGTGTTATTTTTGCTGCTAaatcagctgaagagaaaaacaactgGATGGCAGCATTGATATCTTTGCAATATAGAAGCACGCTGGAAAGGATGTTGGATGTAACAAtgttacaggaagaaaaagaggagcagATGAGATTTCCAAATCCTGAGCTTTATAGATTTGCAGAACCCGACTCTGAAGAGAATATTGTGTTTGAGGAGAACATGCAGCCCAAATCTGGAATCCCCATCATCAAGGCAGGAACTGTTGTGAAGCTCATCGAGAGGCTGACATACCACATGTATGCAG ATCCCAACTTTGTTCGGACTTTTCTCACAACATATAGATCCTTCTGTAGACCTCAAGAGTTGCTGAGTTTGCTAATAGAAAG ATTTGAAATTCCAGAGCCTGAGCCAACGGAAGCCGACCGTATTGCCATGGAGAACGGAGACCAACCCCTTAGTGCAGAGCTGAAAAGGTTTAGGAAAGAGTACATTCAACCTGTGCAGCTACG AGTATTAAATGTGTGTCGACACTGGGTAGAGCACCACTTCTATGACTTTGAAAGAGATGCTGATCTTCTGAAACGTTTGGAGGAGTTCATTGGAACAGTAAGAG GCAAAGCCATGAAGAAGTGGGTTGAATCCATCACAAAGATAATCAACAGGAAAAAGCAGGCACAAGCCATTGGGCCGAGCCACAACATCACTTTTGAGAGCCCCCCTCCAGCAATTGAGTGGCACATCAGCAAACCAGGCCACACAGAGACTTTTGACTTGCTCACTCTGCATCCCATAGAAATCGCTCGGCAGCTCACTTTACTGGAGTCAGATTTTTACAG agctgtgcagccaTCAGAACTAGTTGGAAGTGTGTGGACAAAGGaagataaagaaattaattctccCAACCTTCTCAAAATGATAAGGCATACAACTAACCTAACTCTGTGGTTTGAAAA ATGCATTGTAGAAACAGAAAACCTAGAGGAAAGAGTAATTGTAGTGAGCCGGATAATTGAGATCCTGCAAGTTTTTCAAGAGCTAAACAACTTTAATGGTGTCCTTGAGATTGTCAGTGCTATGAACTCCGCAGCAGTTTATAGGTTGGATCACACATTTGAG CAAATTCCAAGTCGCCAGAAGAAGATCTTAGAAGAGGCTTATGAGCTGAGTGAGGACCATTATAAGAAATACTTGGCAAAACTCAGGTCCATTAATCCTCCTTGTGTGCCTTTTTTTG GGATTTACTTAACCAACatactgaaaacagaagaagGCAATCCTGAATTTCTCAAGCGCCATGGGAAAGACCTTATAAACTTCAGCAAGAGAAGGAAGGTAGCTGAGATAACAGGGGAGATCCAGCAGTACCAGAACCAGCCGTATTGTTTAAGGGTGGAATTTGACATCAGG AGATTTTTTGAAAACCTGAATCCAATGGGAAACAGCGTGGAGACAGAATTTACAGATTATCTGTTCAACAAGTCACTGGAGATAGAGCCACGAAATGTCAAGCCTCCTCCAAGATTT CCCAAGAAGTACAGCTACCCTCTCAAGTCCCCAGGTGTTCGTCCCTCTAATCCAAGGCCAGGTACCATGAGACATCCCAcccccctgcagcaggagccaaggAAAATCAGCTACAGCCGCATCCCAGAGAGCGAGACGGAAGCCACGGCGTCTGCCCCAAACTCGCCCCGGACCCCGCTGACCCCACCCCCTGCTTCTGCCACTTCCAGCACCACAGACGCCTGCAGCGTCTTCGACTCGGACCCTTCCAGTCCTTTTCATACAA GATCTGCTTCTGTATCATCCATAAACTTTACCAAAACTTCAGATgatgctcctgtccctcctcctgTTCCTCCACGAAGAAGACCGGAATCTGCCCCAGCTGAATCCTCCCCATCAAAA ATTACTTCTGCACACCTGGACAACCCACCAGCAATCCCTCCTAGGCAACCAACCTCTAAAGTGTATTCTCCAAGGTACTCGGTGCCTGATCGGACCTGCATCTCTGACTCCTGTGTTACCACTGCAAACCCCCCCGAGTTACCGCCACGGGAACCTGTGCGAACTCCAGATGTTTTCTCTAGCTCACCACTACACCTCCAGCCTCCACCCCTGGGGAGAAAAAGCGAACTTGGGAACACCTTTTTCCCAAACAGCCCCTCTCCGTTCACGCCCCCTCCCCCCCAGACACCTTCTCCACATGTAGCACGGAGGCATCTGCCATCGCCACCTTTGATACCGCAGGACGTGGACCTCCCTTCTGTTGCTGGACCACCCATTCCTCCACGACAAAGCACTTCTCAACATATCCCAAAGCTTCCTCCAAAAACTTACAAAAGGGAGCACACGCACCCATCGATGCATCGGGATGGGCCACCCTTGCTGGAGAATGCCCCCTCCTCCTGA